A single window of Ignavibacteriales bacterium DNA harbors:
- a CDS encoding FAD-dependent oxidoreductase yields MYPLNPRKNIIVIGGNAAGPAAAAKAKRADPDANVLMIEAGDFISTGTCELPYIISGEIKNFEEIVFFTPESFKKEKGVNVLISHLVEKIDRSKKIIIVKNVKTGHKFEQEFDKLILCTGSNAKSVPLLPKNLSNQFVLKSVADLIAIKSYLEKNKVRDILIVGAGYISLEVADAFKKLGYSITLIEKENLPMPGVDDETRYLISELLKQNGIEFYGGSKDVKFNQDEQKFLSIKLEGRVLEYDMVLQGVGFEPNNNLALSSKLAIGNSGGIKVDQKLRTSDPNIFAAGDCIEVINRIVNKSEYLPLATIAHQSGHTAGENAAGGNVTFQPVIKNIAVKFFEKSLVSVGLNSVETKKHGFNFSSVHTVIPNLVKVMPQSEQVFGKIIFDKNTKLILGANFFGGPETVGYGDLISSFIHNKIKATELANVNFNYTPPLSPFINILSVLGRKIERELK; encoded by the coding sequence ATGTACCCGTTAAACCCGCGGAAAAATATAATCGTCATCGGCGGAAACGCAGCCGGACCCGCTGCCGCGGCTAAAGCAAAGCGCGCGGACCCGGATGCAAATGTGCTTATGATAGAAGCGGGAGATTTTATATCTACCGGGACTTGCGAACTTCCATACATAATTTCGGGAGAGATTAAGAATTTTGAAGAGATTGTATTCTTCACTCCTGAATCTTTCAAAAAAGAGAAAGGTGTAAACGTTTTAATTTCACATCTGGTGGAAAAGATTGACCGTTCTAAAAAAATTATTATTGTCAAAAATGTAAAAACCGGTCACAAATTTGAACAAGAATTTGATAAACTAATTCTCTGTACCGGTTCTAATGCAAAATCGGTTCCGCTTCTTCCAAAAAATCTTTCCAATCAATTCGTTCTTAAATCTGTTGCCGATCTAATCGCAATTAAATCTTATCTAGAAAAAAATAAAGTTCGTGATATTCTAATAGTAGGTGCCGGATATATAAGTTTGGAAGTTGCAGATGCATTCAAAAAACTCGGTTATTCAATTACTCTCATTGAGAAAGAAAATTTACCCATGCCGGGTGTGGATGATGAAACGCGCTATTTAATCTCTGAGCTTCTTAAACAAAATGGAATAGAATTTTACGGCGGCTCAAAAGATGTAAAGTTTAATCAAGATGAACAGAAATTTCTCAGTATTAAACTGGAAGGAAGAGTATTAGAATATGATATGGTGCTTCAAGGAGTTGGATTCGAGCCGAACAATAATCTGGCACTTTCTTCTAAATTAGCTATTGGGAACTCCGGTGGAATTAAAGTTGACCAGAAACTTCGTACTTCCGATCCAAACATTTTTGCCGCGGGTGACTGCATTGAAGTAATAAACCGAATTGTAAATAAATCGGAATATTTACCATTAGCAACAATTGCGCATCAATCCGGGCACACTGCAGGAGAAAATGCTGCCGGTGGTAACGTAACATTTCAGCCGGTAATTAAAAATATTGCTGTAAAATTTTTCGAAAAGTCGTTGGTGTCGGTCGGGTTAAATTCGGTTGAAACCAAGAAGCATGGTTTTAATTTTTCCTCCGTACATACTGTAATACCAAATCTTGTTAAAGTGATGCCGCAATCTGAACAAGTATTTGGCAAAATAATTTTCGACAAAAACACAAAACTCATTCTTGGTGCAAATTTTTTTGGCGGACCTGAAACGGTTGGTTACGGCGATTTAATCTCGTCATTCATTCACAATAAAATAAAAGCAACAGAATTGGCGAACGTTAATTTCAACTATACTCCGCCGCTTTCGCCTTTTATAAATATACTTTCGGTTCTAGGTAGAAAAATTGAGAGGGAACTTAAATGA
- the upp gene encoding uracil phosphoribosyltransferase, translating to MKNFFLVENPLVKRDVTILRDKNTNQNEFRLAMDRVSHSIAIEISKSFELTQFDVETPLEITKGYIFKKQIVLIPVLRAGLSMVSSFLAMIPDAKVGHIGLQRDEVTLQPVDYYYKTPKNLDESITIVLDPMLATGGSAVASFNSLKQKGVGKCILACLIAAPEGIKKMNEHHPEISIYTAALDRQLNSVGYILPGLGDAGDRTFGTL from the coding sequence ATGAAAAATTTTTTCTTGGTTGAAAATCCTCTTGTAAAAAGAGATGTAACAATTCTCCGTGATAAGAATACAAATCAAAATGAATTTCGATTGGCGATGGATCGAGTTTCCCATTCAATCGCTATTGAGATCAGCAAATCGTTCGAACTGACTCAATTCGACGTCGAGACTCCTCTCGAAATAACAAAAGGATACATTTTTAAAAAACAGATTGTTCTTATTCCGGTTTTACGTGCGGGACTCAGTATGGTAAGCTCATTTCTAGCAATGATCCCGGATGCTAAAGTCGGGCATATTGGATTACAGCGCGACGAAGTAACATTGCAGCCGGTTGATTATTATTACAAGACACCAAAAAATCTTGATGAGTCTATTACCATTGTACTTGATCCCATGCTTGCAACCGGAGGAAGTGCAGTTGCATCTTTCAATTCACTGAAACAAAAAGGTGTCGGAAAATGTATTCTTGCATGTTTAATTGCCGCTCCGGAGGGAATAAAAAAAATGAATGAACATCATCCGGAAATTTCAATCTATACAGCAGCTTTAGATAGGCAGCTTAATTCTGTTGGATATATTTTGCCCGGGCTCGGTGATGCTGGCGATAGGACTTTTGGAACACTCTAG
- a CDS encoding bifunctional (p)ppGpp synthetase/guanosine-3',5'-bis(diphosphate) 3'-pyrophosphohydrolase, with translation MEMTISIKHQRMLEDLLKICRTNLPTVNEALIKKAFQLSYESHKNDFRASGEPYFNHPYEVAMIVAREIPLDDISVISALLHDVVEDSDIELDFITKEFSKEISEIVDGVTKIGGVFKGQEITQAENYRKLLLSMVKDVRVILVKFADRLHNMRTLEFVHPQKQRRIAKETLEIYAPFAHRFGLGILKWELEDLAFKYLNKEAYEDIAKKIKSTRKEREIFINRFSKPIVEKLTEHHMKYEIGGRPKHLYSVYRKMIIQNRPFEDIYDLLAIRIILESNDANECYYVLGIINQLYKPIPDRFKDFISIPKKNNYQSIHTTVIGPDGKLIEVQIRTRKMHEIAEKGVAAHWKYKENSVANDKDLEEWVNWIRDVFEHSSKDEATKEILASFKLNLYQDEIYIFTPKGELRRLPLNSTPVDFAFEIHSNVGYKCIGAKVNGKIVPLDTVIHSGDQVEIITSKNQHPNKSWLQFVQTHKAKNNIRKYLNKEEEQVLDAGKEIWNHKIKKLKLSFTPDDLLKLVRKLKYDNNRQFFKAIAQDKINLDEILNPKIETEEKATPEVQFEKFIDIARGNAGEVVVEGDHKGFAYSYAKCCNPVPGDPVIGYITIGEGIKIHRKDCKNLINMVKTNPDRLVPVTWPKENGAFFVAGLSIRGDDVPGILKDISNSITTYQNTNIKSVNITTGDSLFKGTITVFVKDLDHLNKLIERLKKNRGIYSVERFDADNQ, from the coding sequence ATGGAAATGACAATTAGCATAAAACACCAGCGGATGCTGGAAGATCTGCTTAAGATTTGCAGAACAAATCTTCCTACCGTTAATGAAGCGCTTATAAAAAAAGCGTTTCAGTTGAGCTATGAGTCGCACAAAAATGATTTCCGAGCTTCCGGCGAACCTTATTTTAACCACCCGTATGAAGTTGCAATGATTGTAGCACGGGAAATTCCACTTGATGATATATCGGTTATAAGCGCGTTGCTTCATGATGTTGTTGAAGACAGCGACATAGAACTTGATTTTATTACCAAAGAATTCAGTAAAGAAATTTCTGAAATTGTCGACGGCGTTACAAAGATCGGCGGCGTTTTCAAAGGACAGGAAATTACACAAGCAGAAAATTACCGCAAACTTCTTCTCTCGATGGTAAAAGATGTACGAGTAATACTTGTAAAATTTGCAGATCGTCTTCATAATATGCGTACTCTTGAATTTGTTCATCCGCAGAAGCAGAGAAGAATTGCTAAAGAGACTTTAGAAATTTATGCACCGTTCGCACACCGTTTTGGATTAGGAATCTTGAAGTGGGAACTTGAAGATCTTGCGTTCAAGTATCTGAACAAAGAAGCGTATGAAGACATCGCTAAAAAAATTAAAAGCACGCGCAAGGAAAGAGAGATCTTTATAAATAGATTCTCCAAACCGATTGTTGAGAAGTTAACCGAACACCACATGAAATATGAAATTGGAGGGAGACCAAAACATCTTTACAGCGTTTATCGCAAAATGATAATTCAGAACAGACCATTTGAAGATATTTATGATTTACTCGCTATACGTATTATACTTGAGAGCAACGATGCGAATGAATGCTATTATGTGCTTGGAATAATAAATCAGCTTTACAAACCGATCCCGGACCGCTTCAAAGATTTTATATCAATTCCTAAAAAAAATAATTATCAATCAATTCACACAACGGTAATTGGGCCTGATGGGAAACTGATAGAAGTACAGATACGTACACGGAAGATGCATGAAATTGCAGAGAAAGGTGTTGCCGCACATTGGAAATACAAAGAGAATTCTGTTGCCAATGATAAAGATCTTGAAGAGTGGGTTAACTGGATACGCGATGTTTTCGAACATTCATCAAAAGATGAAGCTACAAAAGAAATTCTTGCCAGTTTTAAACTCAATTTATATCAAGATGAGATTTACATATTCACTCCAAAGGGTGAATTGCGACGGCTGCCGTTAAATTCAACACCGGTGGATTTTGCTTTTGAAATCCATAGTAATGTCGGTTACAAATGTATCGGTGCAAAAGTGAATGGGAAAATTGTTCCGCTCGATACTGTAATTCACAGCGGCGATCAGGTAGAAATCATCACATCTAAAAATCAACATCCGAATAAAAGCTGGCTGCAGTTTGTCCAGACTCACAAAGCAAAAAATAATATCCGGAAATATTTAAATAAGGAAGAAGAACAAGTTCTTGATGCCGGTAAAGAGATTTGGAATCATAAAATTAAAAAGCTGAAACTCTCTTTCACGCCGGATGATTTATTAAAGCTTGTCCGCAAACTTAAATATGATAACAACAGACAATTTTTTAAAGCCATTGCTCAAGACAAAATAAACTTGGATGAAATACTAAATCCTAAAATTGAGACGGAGGAGAAAGCAACTCCGGAAGTTCAATTCGAAAAATTTATTGATATAGCTAGAGGAAATGCGGGGGAAGTTGTTGTTGAAGGAGATCATAAAGGATTTGCTTACTCTTATGCTAAGTGCTGTAATCCGGTTCCCGGAGATCCGGTAATCGGCTATATAACTATCGGTGAAGGAATTAAAATCCACCGGAAAGATTGCAAGAACTTGATTAACATGGTTAAGACAAATCCGGACCGTTTAGTGCCGGTTACTTGGCCTAAAGAAAATGGAGCGTTTTTTGTCGCCGGACTTTCAATTCGCGGAGATGACGTTCCCGGAATTCTTAAAGACATTTCAAACAGTATTACTACTTATCAGAATACGAATATTAAATCTGTGAACATTACAACCGGCGATTCTCTTTTCAAAGGTACGATTACGGTCTTTGTAAAAGATTTAGATCATCTCAACAAATTAATAGAGCGTTTGAAGAAGAACCGTGGGATTTATTCTGTCGAACGGTTTGACGCTGATAATCAATAA
- the ruvX gene encoding Holliday junction resolvase RuvX: MDEQRILAIDFGEKRIGFAITDPMNIFGYPLVTVPNDKKFWNELSKVILEYKVVKIILGYPLKESGSESTSSKAVLKFKEELEKRITLPIELVDERYSSSIARDRIIESVSSKKKRRDKSLLDKNAAAVMLEDYLNSIKK; encoded by the coding sequence TTGGACGAACAGAGGATACTCGCAATCGATTTTGGCGAAAAGAGGATTGGGTTTGCAATAACAGATCCGATGAATATTTTCGGTTACCCTTTAGTAACTGTTCCAAATGATAAAAAATTCTGGAATGAACTTTCAAAAGTAATCTTAGAATACAAAGTTGTTAAAATTATTTTAGGTTATCCGTTAAAAGAAAGCGGAAGTGAATCAACAAGTTCAAAAGCAGTTCTTAAATTCAAAGAAGAGCTGGAAAAGCGGATCACTCTTCCAATAGAATTAGTAGATGAAAGATATTCATCTTCTATTGCACGCGACCGTATAATAGAATCTGTGAGTTCGAAAAAGAAGCGGCGTGATAAATCGCTATTAGATAAAAATGCGGCAGCGGTTATGTTGGAAGACTATTTGAATAGTATAAAAAAATGA
- the eutM gene encoding ethanolamine utilization microcompartment protein EutM yields MTLDALGMIETKGLVGAIEAADAMVKAAKVELIGKETIGGGYVTVMVRGDVGAVKAATDAGAAAAQRVGELVSVHVIPRPHTDVELILPKRAVK; encoded by the coding sequence ATGACATTAGACGCACTTGGAATGATTGAAACTAAAGGATTAGTCGGCGCAATTGAAGCTGCCGATGCAATGGTAAAAGCTGCAAAAGTAGAATTGATTGGAAAAGAAACAATCGGTGGCGGTTACGTAACTGTAATGGTCCGCGGTGATGTTGGAGCAGTAAAAGCTGCTACAGATGCCGGCGCTGCGGCAGCACAAAGAGTTGGAGAATTAGTTTCAGTTCATGTCATTCCACGTCCCCATACAGATGTTGAATTGATTCTGCCAAAACGCGCAGTAAAATAA
- a CDS encoding phosphatase PAP2 family protein: MSNNTDKSSNRTSLIKVDLISLFNDSSAFIKAPLNWTRKTRTTIFIFFIFFFISMFFIDNNLRVWIQSARNPFFDSVFSFFHRYGKAQPVLILFLVFYIGGLLFQKEKIRSTGYKFLQLFIYSGLIVTILKSFLGRWRPFNGVGQLYFTPFVLGPNERLSLPSGDVAIAFVISSVFASLYDNILWKSFWYFIAVMTAIGRIYHDQHWLSDTLLSAFIVVSIGVWQNHLTQLKSSAKEIS; the protein is encoded by the coding sequence ATGTCGAATAATACAGATAAGTCATCCAATCGCACTTCTTTAATTAAAGTTGATTTAATTTCTTTATTTAATGATTCATCTGCGTTTATAAAAGCTCCTTTAAATTGGACAAGGAAAACACGGACGACAATTTTCATTTTCTTTATTTTTTTCTTTATCTCAATGTTTTTTATTGATAATAATCTTAGAGTGTGGATACAATCAGCACGGAATCCTTTTTTTGATTCTGTCTTTTCATTTTTTCATAGATATGGAAAAGCTCAACCTGTATTAATATTGTTTCTGGTCTTCTACATTGGTGGACTTCTATTTCAAAAAGAAAAGATTCGTTCAACGGGATACAAATTTTTGCAATTATTCATCTATTCCGGATTAATTGTAACTATACTAAAATCTTTTTTAGGAAGATGGCGCCCTTTTAACGGAGTTGGGCAACTTTATTTTACTCCTTTTGTTTTGGGTCCAAATGAAAGACTCTCGCTGCCATCGGGAGATGTGGCTATTGCGTTTGTGATCTCGTCTGTATTTGCTTCTTTGTATGATAATATACTCTGGAAAAGTTTCTGGTATTTCATTGCGGTGATGACAGCAATAGGAAGAATTTACCATGATCAGCATTGGTTATCGGATACTCTGTTATCAGCGTTTATTGTTGTTAGTATAGGGGTATGGCAGAATCATCTTACTCAGCTAAAATCATCAGCAAAAGAAATTAGTTGA
- a CDS encoding CdaR family protein codes for MKKKIITISVISFFSIGLWVYVSLSNVFVTTIKVPINITDLPKNYSLGNSSVSEVYIQVKGKGWELAKLILGPEVDFDISAHRRIGHRKNDLNDLIEANAWLTSSFQVLEITPSQIEYDIEKVGSKTVKLIKNFKLDFKPGYGPSSKIKIVPETVEISGPANLLRNTDSIKTEYKKIPDVSENVKFDLKIEAPDGITVSTKICTIELEVQKIVDKTFENIVVETRNVPPSKDLILFPGKINVVIRGGINKLGRLTNDSIKAYVDYWSALREEKGTIEPIIELPQFTTHVSTIPNKLEYIIKQY; via the coding sequence ATGAAGAAAAAGATCATCACAATATCGGTAATTTCATTTTTCTCGATTGGACTCTGGGTTTATGTGTCTCTGTCAAATGTATTCGTAACTACAATTAAAGTTCCTATTAACATTACTGATTTGCCGAAAAATTATTCCTTAGGTAATTCCTCCGTTTCCGAAGTTTATATTCAAGTAAAAGGAAAAGGGTGGGAATTGGCAAAATTAATTTTGGGACCGGAAGTTGATTTCGATATTTCCGCACATAGAAGAATTGGTCACCGTAAAAATGATTTGAATGATTTAATTGAAGCGAATGCCTGGCTTACTTCTTCATTTCAAGTTTTGGAAATCACACCTTCTCAGATCGAGTATGATATCGAAAAAGTGGGTTCGAAAACAGTTAAGCTGATCAAGAATTTTAAACTGGATTTTAAACCCGGCTATGGTCCATCTTCAAAAATAAAAATTGTGCCGGAAACGGTTGAAATAAGCGGGCCGGCAAATCTGTTGCGCAATACCGATTCAATAAAAACAGAGTACAAAAAAATTCCGGATGTTTCAGAAAATGTAAAATTCGATCTCAAAATTGAAGCCCCGGATGGTATAACCGTTTCCACCAAAATTTGCACTATCGAATTGGAAGTCCAAAAAATTGTTGATAAAACTTTTGAAAATATTGTTGTCGAAACTCGAAATGTTCCGCCGTCAAAGGACTTGATACTTTTCCCAGGTAAAATAAATGTGGTTATCCGCGGCGGAATTAACAAACTAGGCAGATTAACAAATGACAGTATTAAAGCCTATGTTGATTACTGGTCAGCACTTCGCGAAGAAAAAGGAACGATAGAGCCAATCATTGAATTACCGCAGTTCACAACACACGTAAGTACAATACCTAATAAACTAGAATACATCATTAAACAATACTAA